A genomic stretch from Desulfurococcaceae archaeon MEX13E-LK6-19 includes:
- a CDS encoding tyrosine-type recombinase/integrase: MPRGLDVGKAPRDILYLDNKSIVEEFLMALLAAGASPETVKSYRAALMDFIEFLGDKPLREVTLSDVNKWRLTRLEKGFRRPRSSDRRAWLTTLHYYTLFLRRFFEWLGLNIRVPVTRRPVRRIDALRDEEVERLLKACRDALDVVIIRLLIDTGMRSRELLGLRVDDIDFDNNEIIVREAKYGRERRVLVTRETMEVLRSWIKLKGLKPGDRVIPLTYSGLYKRIKRLAKRAGIDVSKLRPHVLRHTFATRALRRGMSLPALQRLLGHTDIKTTQVYTHLTLEDIRREYAKLEENPSPGADRAVAGGTGVSSPGVLELRFCPRCGREWVQGARFCPFCGFDSASIFGARERSEAIV, translated from the coding sequence ATGCCTAGAGGACTTGATGTCGGTAAGGCTCCCAGGGATATCCTTTATCTCGACAACAAGAGTATTGTTGAGGAGTTTCTCATGGCTTTACTGGCTGCAGGAGCTAGCCCGGAGACTGTTAAGTCTTATAGAGCTGCTTTAATGGATTTCATCGAGTTTCTCGGCGACAAGCCTTTACGTGAAGTCACGTTGTCTGACGTCAATAAGTGGCGTCTTACACGGTTGGAGAAAGGGTTTAGGAGACCCAGGAGTAGTGATAGGAGAGCTTGGCTTACCACACTACACTACTACACGCTGTTTCTCCGCAGGTTCTTCGAGTGGCTTGGCTTGAATATCCGTGTGCCTGTTACTCGGAGGCCTGTCCGTAGAATTGATGCTCTCCGCGATGAAGAGGTTGAGAGACTGCTCAAAGCCTGTCGTGACGCTCTCGACGTAGTTATCATCAGGCTTCTTATTGACACTGGTATGCGTAGCCGCGAGCTCCTCGGGCTCCGTGTGGACGATATTGATTTTGATAACAATGAGATTATTGTTCGTGAAGCAAAGTATGGGAGGGAGAGACGTGTACTCGTCACCCGGGAGACTATGGAGGTTCTCCGGAGCTGGATTAAATTAAAGGGATTGAAGCCTGGTGATAGAGTTATTCCTTTGACTTATAGTGGGCTGTACAAGAGGATAAAGAGGCTTGCTAAACGCGCTGGTATCGATGTTTCTAAGCTGAGACCCCATGTGTTGAGGCATACTTTTGCTACACGTGCACTCCGCCGTGGCATGAGCTTGCCTGCTCTCCAGAGGCTTCTAGGCCACACTGATATAAAGACTACACAAGTCTATACCCATTTGACACTCGAGGATATTAGGAGGGAGTACGCGAAACTCGAGGAAAACCCTAGCCCAGGTGCTGACAGGGCTGTAGCTGGGGGTACTGGTGTCTCTTCTCCCGGGGTTTTGGAGCTCCGGTTTTGCCCGAGGTGTGGCCGGGAATGGGTTCAGGGAGCTAGGTTCTGTCCGTTCTGTGGTTTTGACTCAGCTTCTATATTCGGCGCGAGAGAAAGGAGTGAAGCAATTGTCTAG
- a CDS encoding amidohydrolase, producing MPGFECKPWCGAPWCTWREQGDRQSLLVLVHVELMFYFPACCYCFLGDEAELSRVLGVVSDRIYVSFKPVTIVSGLLLCYGRVVYAGDAGVVEKTVSVLGGELVDYGSYTVMPGFIDAHLHLDSLSLQDFILDLRNTRSVREILEKIREQVSRNPSTPFIVGRGWDQDKLLEKKPPTRRELDEIVPDKPVMLVRICGHMAVVNTKTLEKTGIVPGENIDYEKGFVYEEKVGEIWRSLGLEEYALRNIASKQKELAGKGITRIGWVSAKTIHPLTITQTIKIRYYLSPKDFTAWLEKNLPPGTLSVDGVKILLDGSLGARTAYLSKPYSDDPGNTGKINYDENKLEEIVKHAVSRKYHVAVHAIGDKALDTILGVYDKLGVHGERIEHASLIRGDQIPLLKKLGVKLVVQPGFILSDTWILDRLGKERIRWAYRIKSLLDHGITIGFSSDAPVEPPDPWRNIYAAVTRGENEGLDIAYYTRDEKIDVATAIHLHTKGSAETLYMNNVGELKPGYTGDYIVVDKNPLELEPYELLKTRVIETRIEGEKIYP from the coding sequence GTGCCTGGGTTTGAGTGTAAACCCTGGTGTGGAGCACCCTGGTGTACATGGCGCGAGCAAGGGGATAGACAGTCTCTTCTCGTTCTAGTACATGTTGAATTGATGTTTTATTTTCCGGCTTGTTGTTATTGTTTTCTCGGGGATGAAGCAGAGTTGTCGCGTGTTCTTGGTGTGGTGTCTGATAGAATCTATGTTTCATTCAAGCCCGTTACGATAGTGTCTGGGCTGCTCTTGTGTTATGGGCGGGTTGTCTATGCTGGTGATGCGGGGGTCGTCGAGAAGACTGTTAGTGTTCTCGGTGGAGAGCTAGTCGACTATGGCTCGTATACAGTGATGCCCGGGTTTATAGACGCTCACCTGCACCTAGATAGCCTCAGCCTCCAGGACTTCATACTCGACTTGAGGAACACTAGGAGCGTCAGAGAGATCCTGGAGAAAATACGGGAGCAGGTATCCAGAAACCCCTCGACGCCATTCATCGTTGGGCGTGGCTGGGACCAGGACAAGCTCCTGGAGAAAAAACCGCCCACCAGGAGAGAACTAGACGAAATAGTGCCGGATAAACCAGTCATGCTGGTTAGGATATGTGGGCACATGGCTGTTGTCAACACGAAAACACTGGAGAAAACAGGTATTGTCCCGGGAGAAAACATTGACTACGAGAAAGGGTTTGTCTACGAGGAGAAAGTAGGGGAGATATGGAGGAGCCTCGGGCTGGAAGAGTATGCTCTAAGGAATATTGCTTCTAAACAAAAAGAGCTAGCAGGAAAAGGGATCACCAGGATCGGGTGGGTTTCCGCCAAGACAATACATCCTCTCACCATAACACAAACAATAAAGATAAGATACTACCTATCACCCAAGGACTTCACGGCATGGCTTGAAAAGAACTTGCCGCCCGGGACACTTAGTGTAGACGGGGTGAAGATACTGCTAGACGGTAGTCTCGGGGCAAGAACAGCATATCTATCAAAACCATATAGCGACGACCCCGGGAACACTGGGAAGATAAACTATGATGAAAACAAGCTAGAAGAAATAGTCAAACATGCTGTATCCAGGAAATACCATGTAGCAGTCCATGCTATCGGAGACAAAGCACTGGACACAATACTAGGAGTATACGATAAACTAGGAGTACACGGGGAGAGGATAGAGCACGCCAGCCTGATACGTGGAGACCAGATACCCTTGCTCAAGAAACTAGGTGTGAAACTAGTAGTACAACCCGGGTTCATACTAAGCGATACATGGATACTAGATAGGCTGGGTAAGGAGAGAATAAGATGGGCCTACAGGATAAAGAGTCTCCTAGACCACGGGATAACAATAGGGTTCAGTAGCGACGCGCCAGTAGAACCACCAGACCCCTGGAGAAACATCTACGCAGCAGTCACTCGGGGAGAAAACGAGGGACTAGACATAGCGTATTACACAAGGGACGAGAAAATAGATGTTGCTACAGCAATACACCTCCACACAAAAGGCTCGGCGGAAACACTATACATGAATAACGTAGGGGAACTCAAGCCAGGCTATACTGGCGACTACATAGTAGTAGACAAGAACCCATTAGAACTAGAGCCATATGAGCTGCTGAAAACAAGAGTTATCGAGACAAGGATAGAAGGAGAGAAAATATACCCCTAG
- a CDS encoding NADH-quinone oxidoreductase subunit H, whose product MGHTIITLVSILVFPGFLFIVALGLFSEWFLRKIVARMQNRMGPTYVGPFGILQPLADLLKLFTAKEEIKQKYSVLWLGKGFAALGVGAVVATMLMLPLSPLRFTAPYDFLIYLYLYCIIVPIAFIFLGLSAPNPFSEIGVSRLLSIMIIGEPAYSIAFFVPVFLASEFFAKSPWPVFSILLTAHSAWKLWGIPLAALALILAFIAIIVAIQAKAFIPPFNIPDAEQEIIAGPETELSGPALGFARLLHDVELAASILFVVYVFLGGPYPYPHTSLPGIALLVAKYIAVLFLVSLFKALFGRFRIEQGLRTLFNYGLVLALIAAIIASITVIIY is encoded by the coding sequence TTGGGACACACGATAATAACTCTTGTATCAATACTCGTATTCCCTGGATTCCTCTTTATAGTAGCTCTTGGCTTGTTTAGCGAGTGGTTTCTAAGGAAAATAGTTGCTAGAATGCAGAACCGTATGGGACCAACCTATGTCGGCCCCTTCGGTATCTTACAGCCTCTAGCTGATCTACTGAAACTGTTTACAGCCAAGGAGGAAATTAAACAGAAATACTCAGTGTTATGGCTTGGAAAAGGTTTTGCAGCACTAGGAGTCGGCGCGGTTGTAGCCACTATGTTGATGCTACCCTTATCACCATTAAGGTTTACAGCACCCTATGATTTCCTTATATACCTCTACTTATACTGCATAATAGTGCCTATAGCATTTATATTCCTTGGATTATCTGCTCCCAACCCATTCTCCGAAATAGGTGTATCAAGACTATTATCCATCATGATCATAGGCGAGCCAGCGTACTCCATAGCATTCTTTGTACCGGTTTTCCTTGCTTCAGAATTCTTTGCCAAATCCCCGTGGCCAGTGTTTTCAATACTATTGACAGCTCATAGTGCTTGGAAACTCTGGGGTATACCATTAGCTGCTCTAGCACTAATACTAGCTTTCATCGCGATAATTGTTGCCATACAAGCAAAAGCGTTTATCCCACCCTTCAACATCCCCGATGCCGAGCAAGAAATTATTGCTGGACCCGAGACAGAGCTTAGCGGACCAGCACTTGGTTTCGCTAGATTACTCCACGATGTCGAGCTTGCTGCTTCTATACTGTTTGTAGTCTACGTATTCCTGGGAGGACCTTATCCATATCCGCATACATCACTTCCAGGCATAGCATTGCTCGTAGCAAAGTATATTGCTGTATTATTCCTAGTATCACTGTTTAAAGCATTATTTGGCAGATTTAGAATTGAGCAAGGATTGAGAACACTCTTTAACTATGGGCTAGTATTAGCATTAATAGCTGCTATAATAGCAAGTATAACTGTTATCATATACTAA
- a CDS encoding type II secretion system F family protein, whose translation MSYLLVEANPVARFLRRYEVLERAILGSGISRSPDRYIIFTSWTVLGLIAYSFLFTLFLFSRIVPLWLSLLIAIYITGFIVTPLSLALAIGIPLLVYKNRGSKIETKFMILALYLTSLLAGGMTISEAFRELATTHKEELVYFDVELRLINYRLRIGEPVDKVLDDVARITPSPSLRELFQSLAAASRVGSATLDIVNTAVAGYLERFNIRLDKEVNSLNITLDSYVTVAMTTPIIIGAMALLYAMSGEFGQYMQIVMLTTFVLLPLFSIVTLIMADSIASRMRL comes from the coding sequence ATGAGTTATCTTCTCGTGGAAGCTAATCCTGTCGCCAGGTTTCTGCGTAGATATGAGGTGTTGGAGAGAGCTATTCTTGGTTCCGGGATTTCACGTAGTCCCGATCGCTATATAATATTCACGTCTTGGACTGTTCTTGGTCTTATAGCGTACTCGTTTCTGTTCACACTATTCCTGTTCTCGAGAATAGTTCCTCTATGGCTTTCCCTCCTAATTGCCATATACATAACGGGGTTTATTGTTACACCCTTGTCCCTGGCACTTGCCATAGGTATACCTCTTCTTGTGTACAAGAATAGGGGTAGTAAGATAGAAACGAAGTTTATGATACTAGCGCTCTATCTTACATCACTTCTAGCTGGTGGTATGACTATATCTGAGGCTTTCAGGGAACTAGCTACTACGCATAAGGAGGAACTTGTTTATTTTGATGTAGAGTTGAGGCTGATAAACTATAGGCTTAGGATCGGGGAGCCTGTGGATAAGGTACTGGATGATGTCGCTAGGATCACGCCTAGTCCTTCTCTACGCGAGCTATTCCAGTCTCTCGCAGCGGCTAGTCGTGTCGGTTCAGCCACACTTGATATCGTTAATACTGCTGTAGCGGGTTATCTCGAGAGATTCAATATCAGGCTTGATAAGGAGGTTAATTCTCTCAATATTACTCTCGACTCCTATGTTACTGTGGCAATGACCACGCCGATCATTATTGGCGCTATGGCTCTACTCTATGCTATGTCTGGGGAGTTTGGGCAGTACATGCAGATCGTTATGTTGACTACTTTTGTTCTCTTACCGTTATTCTCTATAGTGACGTTGATCATGGCGGACTCTATTGCTTCTAGAATGAGGTTGTGA
- a CDS encoding type II/IV secretion system ATPase subunit: protein MTRRIVRDVSLLEKISSVLDFELGLGIASEIVNSLVRESYSARFALKWNRFWSCVHRGFCERSLSQGISEFFSSIGRVFRLKFGFTGASSPRLYEFLDRVNWVLGEAKARVCDFLKKYFIEKFSGLSDEDIEGIAYYIARDFVGYGKIDPLIRDKFVEDISCNGIKEPVYVFHRDYEWLETNVIFNKPHELERVVSKLALRCGQEISIARPVIEGVIKPEGYRVNLVLDVVSRRGHSFTIRKFRAEPFTIIELIKKKTINPLVAAYLWIAIEYKQGVVVYGPTGSGKTTLLNALALLLPPEYKIVTAEDTPEIMLPFHDNWMAMVTRLSSDPNVQSVTLQAQVEAALRQRPDVIILGEIRSREAYSFFQAVSTGHGGLTTVHAEDTETLINRLAAPPMNVPKSVIAAVKAFVFIARLSTPKGFVRKVIRIDEGVGYDPDKDKVILKPIIKWDRYEDDWYMTSKESAMLKAVCEITGLKYEEVFEDLIRRATVINWAVKRDFDLVMFHTIVRRYSRNPDEVFKQAVKEAGVYKIKIRETG from the coding sequence ATTACTCGGAGGATTGTCCGTGATGTTAGTTTGCTTGAGAAGATCTCTAGTGTTCTTGATTTCGAACTTGGTTTAGGGATTGCTTCTGAAATAGTGAATAGTCTTGTCAGGGAGAGTTACTCGGCACGGTTTGCTCTTAAGTGGAATCGTTTTTGGTCTTGTGTCCATCGGGGTTTTTGCGAGCGTTCCTTGTCTCAGGGTATCTCTGAGTTTTTCTCGAGTATAGGCAGGGTTTTCAGGCTCAAATTTGGCTTCACTGGGGCTAGTTCTCCTAGGCTATACGAGTTTCTTGATCGTGTGAACTGGGTTCTCGGGGAGGCTAAGGCCCGGGTTTGTGATTTCTTGAAGAAGTATTTTATCGAGAAGTTTAGTGGTCTTAGCGACGAGGATATTGAGGGTATTGCTTACTATATTGCACGTGATTTCGTTGGCTATGGTAAGATAGATCCTTTGATTAGGGATAAGTTTGTCGAGGACATATCCTGTAATGGTATCAAGGAGCCTGTCTACGTGTTCCATCGTGACTATGAGTGGCTTGAGACAAATGTCATTTTCAATAAACCACATGAGCTGGAGCGTGTTGTCTCCAAGCTTGCCCTGAGGTGTGGACAGGAGATAAGTATTGCTCGCCCGGTAATAGAGGGTGTGATCAAGCCTGAGGGCTATCGTGTTAACCTTGTGCTTGACGTGGTGTCTCGTAGAGGGCACTCGTTTACTATAAGAAAGTTCCGTGCCGAACCGTTTACAATAATAGAGTTAATCAAGAAGAAAACCATAAACCCACTTGTAGCAGCCTACTTGTGGATAGCGATAGAGTACAAGCAGGGAGTAGTAGTTTATGGGCCAACGGGATCAGGCAAAACAACACTACTAAACGCGTTGGCATTACTCCTGCCTCCTGAATACAAAATAGTAACTGCAGAGGATACCCCTGAGATCATGTTGCCGTTTCATGATAACTGGATGGCGATGGTGACTAGGCTTAGTAGTGACCCGAATGTGCAGAGTGTTACATTGCAAGCACAGGTAGAAGCTGCTCTTCGTCAGCGCCCCGACGTGATTATTCTCGGCGAGATAAGGTCCAGAGAAGCCTATAGTTTCTTCCAAGCAGTATCCACTGGTCATGGCGGGTTAACTACTGTTCACGCGGAGGATACCGAGACTCTCATTAATCGTCTCGCCGCTCCACCTATGAATGTCCCTAAGTCTGTTATTGCTGCCGTTAAAGCCTTCGTGTTTATAGCTAGACTTTCAACCCCCAAAGGGTTTGTGAGGAAAGTCATTAGGATCGATGAGGGTGTTGGTTATGATCCTGATAAAGATAAAGTGATCCTGAAGCCTATTATCAAGTGGGATCGCTATGAAGACGACTGGTATATGACTTCTAAGGAGAGCGCGATGCTGAAAGCTGTTTGTGAAATCACTGGGCTCAAGTACGAGGAGGTTTTCGAGGACCTTATACGGCGTGCCACGGTGATTAACTGGGCGGTGAAGAGGGATTTCGACCTCGTCATGTTCCATACGATTGTGCGTAGGTATAGTCGTAACCCCGATGAGGTTTTCAAGCAGGCCGTTAAGGAGGCAGGAGTTTATAAGATAAAGATTAGGGAGACAGGGTAG